The following are encoded in a window of Lactobacillus acidophilus genomic DNA:
- a CDS encoding YneF family protein, with protein MNLGLAIFLIIIALLVGATAGFYGARAYMKKYFKENPPISEEMIVAMMSQMGQKPSNKKVHQVMNMMKHQQK; from the coding sequence ATGAATTTAGGTTTAGCAATTTTTTTGATTATTATTGCGCTTTTAGTAGGAGCTACTGCAGGCTTTTATGGTGCAAGAGCATATATGAAAAAATATTTCAAGGAAAATCCTCCTATTAGTGAAGAGATGATCGTTGCTATGATGTCTCAAATGGGACAAAAACCTTCAAATAAGAAGGTTCATCAAGTAATGAACATGATGAAGCACCAACAAAAATAA